A portion of the Bacillus thuringiensis genome contains these proteins:
- a CDS encoding ABC transporter permease, with amino-acid sequence MSKNIISRVENISQPQFYNHNKLWTKPFIIAIIVVIILGIISLFTGVYDIRGQEDGTEMFFITRVPRTAALMLTGAAMAMAGLVMQLITQNRFVEPTTTGTIEWSGLGLLFVYLLFPAPTLVQRMTGAIIFSFIGTMIFFLFLRRVKLRSSLIVPIIGLMLGAVISAVSTFLGLLFQKTQSIETWFVGSFANIQVGRYEYLWLIVIITFLIFMYANRLTLAGLGEDVATSLGVNYNRIVLFGTALISVAVGIVAAVIGHLPFLGLIVPNIVSMFRGDDLRSNLPWVCVIGMGSITACDIISRTIIQPFELPVSLILATVGAVVFITILLRQRKPRRLR; translated from the coding sequence GTGTCAAAAAATATAATTTCTAGGGTTGAGAATATTTCTCAACCCCAGTTTTATAATCACAATAAATTATGGACAAAACCTTTTATAATAGCGATTATAGTTGTTATAATTTTAGGGATTATATCACTGTTTACTGGAGTTTATGATATACGTGGACAAGAGGACGGGACAGAGATGTTTTTCATAACTCGTGTTCCGAGAACAGCTGCATTAATGCTTACTGGAGCTGCGATGGCGATGGCAGGGCTCGTAATGCAACTCATTACACAGAATCGCTTTGTTGAACCTACTACAACGGGGACTATTGAATGGTCAGGCTTAGGCCTGCTTTTTGTGTATTTATTATTTCCTGCCCCGACTTTAGTTCAAAGAATGACTGGTGCAATCATTTTTTCTTTTATAGGAACTATGATTTTCTTTCTATTTTTAAGAAGAGTTAAGCTTCGTTCGTCTTTAATTGTTCCGATTATTGGATTGATGCTTGGAGCAGTAATTTCTGCAGTGTCTACTTTTTTAGGACTCCTTTTTCAAAAGACGCAAAGTATTGAAACTTGGTTTGTAGGTTCATTTGCTAACATTCAGGTGGGAAGATATGAATATTTATGGCTGATTGTTATCATTACTTTTCTTATTTTTATGTATGCTAATAGATTGACTTTAGCTGGACTAGGAGAAGATGTCGCAACAAGTCTTGGAGTTAATTACAATAGAATTGTTCTTTTTGGGACTGCTCTTATCTCTGTTGCAGTTGGAATTGTTGCAGCTGTTATTGGACACTTACCTTTCTTAGGATTAATTGTGCCAAATATCGTTTCAATGTTTAGAGGTGATGATCTTAGGAGTAATTTACCTTGGGTTTGTGTGATCGGAATGGGATCAATAACTGCCTGTGACATCATTTCTCGAACAATTATACAGCCTTTTGAATTACCTGTTTCTTTAATACTTGCAACAGTGGGAGCAGTCGTGTTTATTACTATTTTATTGAGACAAAGAAAACCAAGGAGGCTACGATGA